In the genome of Dromiciops gliroides isolate mDroGli1 chromosome 1, mDroGli1.pri, whole genome shotgun sequence, the window acagcgacCATGTATGacgcaggatttgaactcagatcttaaaTTACTATAAGCCTAGCATTCtctccagtgcgccacctagctgcccaagtgatGGTCCTACCCACCAATAGGAAGCAATACTCCACCCGCGGGCTCCACCCTGCACCCTGGACTTAGAGTCCATCTGGAAAGGGTGGGAGGGATTCTTGACAGCCCCACTCACCAGGAAATGGGGAGGAGGGGCCtaaagtcccccccccccttcagtgACGGTGGGTGACGCAGGCTGACGGGGGCTGACGCAGGCTAACGCAGGCTGACGCGGGCTGACGCAGGCTGACCGGCTGACGCAGGCTGACCGGCTGACGCAGGCTTCCGCCTCCGGGGCGTTGCCACAATGTCTTCCGGCCCAAGAGGCCCAGCTGTCTCCCTTCCCCATTGTGATCGCCCACTGGGCGGCGCTGCCTAGGCATCTTCGCCGGCGCGGGCTGAGCCAGGGGCAAGGCCGCAGAGGCCTCCGAACTGCGGCCTGCTTACGGAGGAGCATCCCTTTCCCCTCAACTCCCgatgcttccttgcttcctttacTTTCAGCTCCTCCACCGGGGCCCACTACCCATCTGAGCACTACTAATGGAGGGGGAAAGCCCTCATTTTGGATTAGTCTGGCCTCACCCATTTTCCTGGAACATAATCAATAGAAGGGGCCTTGGGAAAGCAGGCATCACCTGCAGCTGCCAATGAGAACCTTCCATCTGAGTTCAACGGGGCTTAAAAGTAGTTCGAAGCATTCCTTTCCAGTGGGAAAACACTTAGAATGTAATTAGGCGCTACATAGgcatatttgaaataaaattttatttgttttgtctgtACAACACTTACATCTCCATTGACTTTGCCCCTGAGAGATATAATAAATACAAGCTAAAGAAAAtgcatgagatatttgtaaactgcttggTACATACAGCCAGTTCTCAATTAATACAAGCGGTCCGCTCCGCagaccttctcctcccccccaccccccagtttaaTTTGTGCAATGCAAAAACTGCCTACAGtaggtaagcacttaataaaagccagttccttccctcccctgcctcttTAACCCACATATGGTAAAAGTCGGCCTTAATGCTGTATTCCACACCCATGTTCTCatttctctggggccaagcttaGTGCTCATAGTTTTGAGGTACTCGGTTTCCACAGTTTCCTTCCATTTATACTTGTAGTTGTGTAAACTGATTTCATTCATAAAATCTCATGCTTCTCGGTATTCATTTTCGTAATTTCTAATATTCCATTCAGCACAATctatttagtcattctccaagGGATGGGTACAGAAATAGTCTTTGATGATTGTTGCTACCAGGTCTTCAGACCCTGGGGCTGATTAGATTGCAGGGTCTCAATGAAAAAGTTAAGCAAATTTATAACAAGAAATATATTGTTCTACTCTGCCATAAACTCCAGAAAGTTAAGAATCATCTCTTATTTGTTGTTGCATCTTACCTGACACTTAATCCTTTACATATAGCAAAGTATTTAATAGATTTTGAATACATGAATATCAAAAGGGTAGGCTTATATCTACCCTTTGGATATAGTAGGATTTACCAAAAAGTCAGGATACTAACTATAGTAGTTTTCAAAGTTTCCCCAACATTAAAAATACTAataaggggggaagctaggtggagcagtggatagagcactggccctggagtcaggagtacctgagttcaaatctgacctcagacacttaacacttactagctgtgtgaccctgggcaagtcacttaaccccaaatgcctcactaaaaaaaaaaatactaataaggGAGAAAGGTAATGATGATATGGTGATGAACTGAGTTCAGAGTAAACTCAACTTGAAAAGCACACAACTTTGTTAATAGTGCTCTCCAGTTGAGCCCTACTCCCTCCCCAACTTAAACCAGCTCAAGGTTAGGACCTAAGATTGATTTCACAATGGAAGTTGTGGGACTCCTCAAGGAACTGCCATTCCATTACTGTCCTGCTTTATTCTGAAGGGGCCACTTGCTTTAAGAAATAAATTCTCCAGGCATTCTTCTATGAGATGTAGCAATCTCTAAGTGTCATTTCCAGGCTTGGGGTCCTGCTGATATAAGGGTATGAAGACATGAGTCGGGGTGTCAtgagtgaggaacagagaaaaggccaaTTTAGCTGATTTCAGAGTGCAGGAGCAGGAATCATGTCCATTAAGGTTGGAAAGAATTGTTGGGGCACAATTgtaaaactcttttaaaaagttaaacagtgaagtttatatttgattctataaGCAATAATCATTGGATTTCgctgagtgacatggtcagatctgtgtagTGGTGTGGAGAATGGACTAAAGTGGCAAGACCTGAGGCAGGGAAATCAATCATTAAGAAGCTCTTGCACTAATCTAGGGCAAGTGATGAAGTCCTGAACTAAAGGGATACTTGTGTGAATAGGGAGAAGGGGACTGAATTTAGTattgtggaaaaagaaatggcaaagattTTTGCAAGTGTGGGATTTTCCAAGTGTGGGatgagagtgagaagttgaggataatGGCAAGATTACAAATGTAGGAGATGAAAAGAATGATGCTACCTTCCACAGAAGTAGCAAAgtttggaagaaaagaagagagatagaatggggggaggaggggaaagagagagagagagagatattgggGAGTCATTGGTGTGATAAAGCATGCTTCCTACATCAAAACTGAAGTGATGGACATGAGACAGGTTTTCAGATATGGtcaatgtgtggatttgttttgcttgactacatcaACTACTTGGgagattttttttgagggggggagatgtaaagaaagagggagaactAGTGATATTATACCCCCTCCCCTCAAATAAAGAAGAGTATCAATGCAGTAACTTCCTATTGTATAcaatatcaaatacaaaatcctgtttggcagTCAAAGCCCTTTATGACctagctccttcctacctttccagttttcttacatcttactccccaacacataaTCTTCCATTCCCCTGACACTGGCCTCCcagctattccatgaacaaggcATTCCATCACTTGTCTCTAGGTATTCTGTCTGTCCCctagcctggaatgctctccctcctgcaCTCTAATGATCCCCCTTGGCTTCCTAGCtgtaagtcccaaataaaatcctgccttctacaggaagtcttccccaattcTCTTTGAAtcccagtgcctttcctctgttaattatttctgatttatcttattcatagcttgtttgtataaaGTTGCTGTTGTCGTTATGTTAACTCTTTGAGGggaaagactgtcttttgcctctttttgtattccagaccttagcacagtgcctggcacctgcttaataaatgtttattttttgatTGGCTAATTTAcagaaaataaacagaagaggagcaggtaggtggcacactggatagagtgccaggcttggaggcaggaagactcatcttcccgagttcaaatccagcctcagacacttactaggtgggtgaccctgggaagtcacttaatcctgtttgcttcagttggagaaggaaatagcagatactccagtgtctttgccaagaaaaccccaaatgaagtcactgAAAGTAGGACATAACCAATAAAaagtactgaacaacaacaaaacagaagagatcagaaaaaaagattcaaaaggCAATACAGACTAGTGAGATAGCTGTAAAACAAGCATGCTGAAATAAGtatatggtttttttaaaaacacaagttGTACCTAAGTTTTGCAGTTTCATCTACAATTATCTTGTGATCTTTGCATATGGAAATGTTCGTGTTTGTAagtgtttgtcaagttcagaaaagaattaattttttaaaagctgattgCTTTATAATTTAAGATCTGGTAATGGGAcaggtaggtagtgcaatggataaaggcaccagccctggattcaggaggacctcagttcaaatctggcctcagacatttgacacttactagctgtgtgaccctgggcaagtcatttaaccctcactgccccccccaccccaagatctGGTGATACTAtgcttggggggggcggggcaatgaggattaagtgacttgcccagggtcacacagctagtgtcaagtgtctgaggccgaatttaaactcaggtcttcctgaatccagggctggtgctttatccactgcgccaactagctgcccctactatgcTTTCTTTATTCCTACTTTTCCCTATTGTTTCCCTTGACATTGTAGAGCTTTTgttctttaattttgttattgctGTCTCCTTTTAAAAAGTATCCCCTTGGtattttgataaaatattttaaagtataatcAAAACTATATTCTACAGTTCTCTTTCTGCAGCCATCTTGGACCCACGTTCCTCTCACAAAATGCCCAGCGAAGCGACAGAAACCGTCCCAGCCACAGAGCAAGAGTTGCCACAGCCTCAGGCTGAGATAGGGTCTGGAACAGAATCTGACAGTGATGAATCAGTACCAGAGCTTGAGGAACAGGATTCTACACAGGCCCAGCTGGCAGCAGCCGCTGAGATCGATGAGGAACCAGTCAGTAAAGCAAAACAGAGTCGAAGTGAAAAGAAAGCACGAAAGGCTATGTCCAAACTGGGACTTCAACAAGTAACAGGGGTTACTAGAGTCACTATCTGGAAATCTAAGAATATcctctttgtcatcacaaagcCAGATGTCTACAAGAGCCAGCTTCAGATACCTACATAGTCTTTGGGGAAACCAAGATTGAGGATCTCTTTCAGCAGGCACAGCTAGCTGCTGCTGAAAAATTCAAAGTTCAGGGTGAAGCTGTTTCAAACATACAGGAAAATACACAAACTCCAACTGTAcaagaagaaagtgaagaagaagagGTTGACGAAACAGGTGTGGAAGTTAAGGACATAGAACTGGTCATGTCCCAAGCAAATATATCCAGAGCAAAGGCTGTCCGAGCCCTAAAGAACAATAGTAATGATATTGTAAATGCTATTATGGAATTAACAATGTAACAGTCTGGAGACAAAGACATTTTTTCAGTGTTTCAGAGAAGATTAAATGCAACCTGATTTGAAATTTGGACTGTTTCTATCAATAAAGTTGTGGCTTCTTGTTGgatgaaaaacaaatatattctaCTAGATAAAAAAATAGGTAAGTTGATCTGAGTGCAATAAGTGAGATGGGCATGATTTGGAAGGTAATAAGTGGAGCAGCAGCAGTTTTCTATGCATGTATCCTATGCCTGTAATTTCATTAATGTAGAGAATGCCTAGGGAAGAAAGCCTCATTACAAAGGTAAACCTGCAACTGTATTAGAGAGCTTCTTGGGCCTCAGAATTTAAGTGAATTGTCTAGGCTCACACAGCAataatgtgtcagaggcaggacttgaaccgggtctttctgactttagagtTAGTTCTCTATCCATTCCACCATGGTGCTCCTGTGATGTACAAATCATTGAGGAAATAATTCTTTATCCAAGAAACACTGACAGGAAAATTGAATAGTGGTCTGGTAAGAAACAGGTGTAGAGTAGCTCAGCAAATACATACCAGAATAAAGTCTAAGTATGCAAATGAGCTAAATATGAAAAAAACCTTCAATTTcccaaacattcattaagtacttgctatgtaaAAGTCCGTACCatcaagaatcttacattttaatagggagcAGGTCATGGgcagggggtttggggggggggggtttaaggGAGGTGGAGGATACACAGATGTGCATCCCCCAAATGGGGGAAACCTGTACAAAGGCAAGGAGACGAGAGATGGCACATGAAGTCCACAGAAGTAGATTTGCCAGCTTTGTAGGAGACAGTGAAAGGGGGGGCACAAAATAATTCTGGCAATGTAAGGACccagattgtggaaggctttaaaagccagaccAACTAGTTGGTACTTTATTTGAAGGGCAGtaagaaattgttttcatttttgtctttgcatacccagtgcctagcaccCTGGTTGGCAGATAGtatgtatttaagaaatgcttactgaactgcatctataaaaatatatatgtgaccATGTCTTGCTACTCAAAAAATTTCTGGGGTGTTTATTGTCTTTAGGATAAAAGAGTAATTCTTCAGCAaaacacctccctcccccaatctagctttatttcatattaatttcCTTCACAAACTCTTTGTTCTAGTCAAACTGTCCTTGCTATTCCACATATAGAACATTCCAACTCCTACCTGTATACCTTTGCATGGATGGTCTCCCACGCCTGGAATGGACTCCCTTGTTCCCTCTACCCCTTACACCTTCAGTATTTCTTGCTGTAGGATAGAGGTCAAAAGAAAGGATCTTGGAGTAATTTTATCTACTTTATGCCTCAGAACTGGTGAAGGCCTTTCATCAAAGGTCCTACCAATGGGTGTAGTAGTCTATGGAAACCTCTTTctgtccttcccccctccccccagcctttGGAGAAGGAACAGAATCAGCTGTTCCTACATTTCATGGAAGTTAATAAAGAGATGGAAGCACTGGAATTTCTCCAGTTAACTTGGGGTTTGGATGTGTCTGGAGTGAGTATTTACCAGTGTATGACAGCTTTAAAGTCACATGGATCCACACAGTCCTTGAGTACAACAAATTCAACCCATTTTATGTCTAGCTTGACTCCTTGTCTATTAGCCCATCACAAATCCTAGCAACCTGAAAACAAAACTTTAATGCCCTCTATCCCTTCTCTTGAAGCTTattgtgagggggaaaaaatccttatTGTGGATTTCTGATTTTGATCTTGTTTCCACCTTTGCCAATACCTCACACTTCTAGTCTTTTCTCGGTTAATTGATCTACCCACCCAGTTCCTGATATTGCTTTGTTggtctatttgtaaaatgaagtagttaaACTAGGTGATATCCCAATAATTAAGGGAATAGGCATAGGTAATGGGGGAAAAATGAGTACTCTGCAGATGACATGATTATATATATAGAAAACACTAAAgggtcaactaaaaattaattaaaacaataatttcagtaaagttgcaggatataaaataaatcaccaGCATTCCTTTATATCATAAACAAAAcccaggaggaagagatagaaagagaagtttcaTTCAAAATGCCTCcagaatatagaaaatattttggaatcTATCTACCAGGATACACCCAGGAACTATACAAGCCAACCACAAACATTCTTTGCAGAGAGAGACCTAAATAAcagagaaatgttcatttttcataGGTTTGTTGagccaataaaaatgacaatactaccaaaattagTTTACTTATCCAGTGTTATACCATACTACCAAAGGACCACTTTGTAGAGGTTGAAAAAATGGTAACAAAATCCATCTGaaggaacaaaaggttaagaatctcaaaGGAAGTATTGAAAAAAGGGGGGCATAGCAATACcacatctcaaactatactaaaaAGCAGTGTCCCAAAAAGCTTGG includes:
- the LOC122734980 gene encoding LOW QUALITY PROTEIN: nascent polypeptide-associated complex subunit alpha-like (The sequence of the model RefSeq protein was modified relative to this genomic sequence to represent the inferred CDS: inserted 1 base in 1 codon); its protein translation is MPSEATETVPATEQELPQPQAEIGSGTESDSDESVPELEEQDSTQAQLAAAAEIDEEPVSKAKQSRSEKKARKAMSKLGLQQVTGVTRVTIWKSKNILFVITKPDVYKXPASDTYIVFGETKIEDLFQQAQLAAAEKFKVQGEAVSNIQENTQTPTVQEESEEEEVDETGVEVKDIELVMSQANISRAKAVRALKNNSNDIVNAIMELTM